The following is a genomic window from Sutcliffiella horikoshii.
TGTACCAGATGCAACCAGGCCATGAAATCCAGAAATGGCCCCACAGGCAATGGTGATAAATAGCAACGGGAACCAGGAAACATCGCTTACCTCATTTGTCATCGGGGCTGTTAGTTCTGGTCTCAGTACAAGCAAACCTGCATACAGCATTAATAAACCAACGACCAATTGATGTGAGTTGATATAGTCCCTTGGTTGCAAAAGCTTCCAAACAGGTAACGTGGAAGCAAAATAACAATAAACAAGAAGAATTACAATCCAGACAAAGAATGACATGGAGATTCCATCTAATCCGAATATCACCGTGTTATCTGCTCCGCCAAAGTAACGGACCAAATCAATTTGTAAGAATGGAACTTTACTTGTTAACACAGCAGTTCCATACATAACGGCAAGGGCAATTAAGGAAGGAACCAACATTTTTGCTTTTCTTTTATAGACTGCATATCCAATCCATATAGCTATTGGTATTTCAATGAAGATTGGTAAAACTGCCGCCGGGAACTGAATGAACAGGTTAGAGATAACCCATGCAAACACGGCGTTGACCATGAGAACTAAAATCAAAATAATAAATAAAAAGAGCATTTTAGCACGTTTACCAATCAAGCGGTCTGTTAACGTACCGATAGATTGTCCTTTATTTCGGACCGAAAGCACCAATGTACCAAAATCATGGACTCCAGCTGCAAAGACAGTACCTAGTATGACCCAAAGAAATGCGGGTCCCCAGCCCCAATACAGGGCAATTGCAGGACCTAAGATAGGCGAAGCTCCCGCCACTGAGGAAAAATGATGTCCCCATAAAACTACCTTTTTCGTTGGTACAAAATCCACCCCGTCGTTGTACTTATGGGCGGGTGTTACATAATCAGGATCCAGGTGGTAAATCTTTTCTGCGATGAATTTAGAATAATAACGGTACCCCAGTGCAAATACAATAAAACCGACAATTGCCAACCATACAGAATTCACCCTAATTCCTCCCTCTTTCTATGTATACAAGAGTAGATTACTAATGAGTGAAAGCGTTGTCAATATAGATTTCTGAAAATTCATACTAAATACATGTTAGTTTTAATATCAGGTCTTAAAATGGGTGGAAAGTAGCATGATGTCGATTGCTAACTAAATATGTCGCAAGTACTATTTTTCATTGAATATTCCGACATATAGACTTATAATGTGGAAGATTCATGTAAATTTATATGAATACATAACCAATCAAGGGGGATTTTTTGTTGAAATTTAAGCACGTGTCATTGTTGTTTGCTGTGTTGCTCGTTTTTAACCTTTTTGCCTCCAACTTTGTTTTAGCAGAAGAAATTCAAGAAACAAAACCCACATTAGTTGCGTTGGGAGATTCTATTCCGTATGGGACAAGTCTACCAGACCGTAGTCAGGCATTTCCTAATCTAATTTTAGAGGGAGAAACAACAGTTATTAACAAAAGTGTACCAGGACAAACTTCTTCTCAATTGCTGGTACAAATTACTACAGACCCTGAAACAGCTCAAGCACTTCAAAATGCTGATGTAATTACTATAAACACAGGAAACAACGATCTTCTGCAGGCAGCCAAAATCGCTGAGATTGCTGCTGCGATTCAAGCAGGAAAAGAAATCAATTATGAAGAACTAAAATTAGATGTAGCATTAGCTGCTGCAAAGGCTGGAGAAAATTTGGCGGTAATATTGCATAGCATTCGGGAGATGAACACGGACGCCCCAATATTACTATATAACATTTATAATCCTTTCCCAAATCTTGATGCAGAACCTGTGAAAACTTTGCACCAAGTTGGTGAAATGATTTTAGAAGATGTGAATAAAGGGTTTCCTCTAGTTGCATCATCTTATTCGAACACTTTTGTACTTGATGCCTATTCAGCTTTCGACGGTAATCAGGTAGATCATGTCTATGGTTTTCCAGATGTTCACCCAACTATTGTGGGGCATCAAACATTGGCAGCATTGGCTAATAGCTTGCTATTGGAAATGTATCCACCGGTGGAACCTGAGCCTGAGCCGGAATATGAGCTTGAATTGACCTTAACACCGGAAGATGAAACAGAAGGTCCTGTGGAGATTCATG
Proteins encoded in this region:
- a CDS encoding GDSL-type esterase/lipase family protein; amino-acid sequence: MKFKHVSLLFAVLLVFNLFASNFVLAEEIQETKPTLVALGDSIPYGTSLPDRSQAFPNLILEGETTVINKSVPGQTSSQLLVQITTDPETAQALQNADVITINTGNNDLLQAAKIAEIAAAIQAGKEINYEELKLDVALAAAKAGENLAVILHSIREMNTDAPILLYNIYNPFPNLDAEPVKTLHQVGEMILEDVNKGFPLVASSYSNTFVLDAYSAFDGNQVDHVYGFPDVHPTIVGHQTLAALANSLLLEMYPPVEPEPEPEYELELTLTPEDETEGPVEIHVDTKGQTPLKMMWMAGEKSELDFLKLEDVNFLEGNSFEVTENGKYTVLAIFSEDGMERAIQTIEVSNIVPPVENPTYTLDLSISPNEETEGPVTISIDTKGMKPLSLMWMTGERTDLDFLEVDKVNFLQGTSFEVTENGKYTVLAVFSQDGMARVVKTIEVTNIVSPAEPPAEEEPPSEEEDNTPPPPVKKDETKQPVEKKPVAKSGNKLPNTATSAYNYLVWGAGLLFVGLVSMTSIFVYRRKFAV
- a CDS encoding carbon starvation CstA family protein — protein: MNSVWLAIVGFIVFALGYRYYSKFIAEKIYHLDPDYVTPAHKYNDGVDFVPTKKVVLWGHHFSSVAGASPILGPAIALYWGWGPAFLWVILGTVFAAGVHDFGTLVLSVRNKGQSIGTLTDRLIGKRAKMLFLFIILILVLMVNAVFAWVISNLFIQFPAAVLPIFIEIPIAIWIGYAVYKRKAKMLVPSLIALAVMYGTAVLTSKVPFLQIDLVRYFGGADNTVIFGLDGISMSFFVWIVILLVYCYFASTLPVWKLLQPRDYINSHQLVVGLLMLYAGLLVLRPELTAPMTNEVSDVSWFPLLFITIACGAISGFHGLVASGTTSKQLDKETDARFVGYLGSVGEGVLALISIIAVATLFANAGDFRAAYSDFGAASLGGMSNFINGAAQLATGIAIPANIARTIVTVIVVSFAATSLDTSLRLMRYIISEIGSEYNFKPLTNMHVATSVAVVSSAALVLIPKGPNGFGSGGYLLWPLFGTSNQLLAGVSLLLISVWLKKQGRNFFYTFVPMVFIFSMTLYAMFVQVVFQWSGLGETDANMLLFILGGIIFVFAFWIILEAFRVFFKTDKSPPIDPSM